In Eublepharis macularius isolate TG4126 chromosome 4, MPM_Emac_v1.0, whole genome shotgun sequence, the following are encoded in one genomic region:
- the LOC129327803 gene encoding zinc finger protein 570-like, with protein sequence MVHTGEKTYKSLEWGKRFCQNQNQKVYTGEKPYKCLVCGDSFYQNGHLTNHQKVHIGEKPCKSMDCRKSFSLSSELNRHQKVHIGEVPYKCLECGKCFSNNSSLTNHQKVHTGEKPYKCLKFGKNFFLNGNLTIHQMVHTGEKPCKILDCGKSFFLSSELNRHQKVHIGEVPYKCLECGKSFFHKSFLRVPPRCGKDIPSCICTLRIDMSAIYPQF encoded by the exons ATggttcacacgggggagaagACTTATAAAAGCTTGGAGTGGGGGAAGAGGTTCTGTCAGAACCAGAACCAAAAGGTttacacaggggagaagccttataaatgcttggtcTGTGGGGACAGCTTCTATCAAAATGGCCACCTAACTaaccatcaaaaggttcacatagGGGAGAAGCCATGTAAAAGCATGGACTGCAGGAAGAGCTTCTCTCTGAGTAGTGAACTAAATAGGCATCAAAAAGTTCACATAGGGGAGgtgccttataaatgcttggagtgtgggaagtgcTTCTCTAACAATAGTAGCCTAACTaaccatcaaaaggttcacacaggggagaagccttataaatgttTGAAGTTTGGGAAAAACTTCTTTCTGAATGGCAACCTAACTATCCATCAAATG gttcacacaggggagaagccatgtaAAATCTTggactgtgggaagagcttctttcTGAGTAGTGAACTAAATAGACATCAAAAAGTTCACATTGGGGAGGTGccctataaatgcttggagtgtgggaagagcttctttcACAAAA GTTTTCTCCGTGTTCCTCCAAGATGCGGgaaggatatcccatcatgcatctgcactctgCGCATAGACATGAGCGCCATCTACCCGCAGTTCTGA
- the LOC129327147 gene encoding zinc finger protein 260-like: MEGDFGFGPSAGETSAVSFEEVAVFFTEEEWDLLNPGQRQLYWEVMRDNYETVASVDVLNMATEKELERVTVERGGNLQTEVKTRVQVVPKRDQRRQRKGKQKRRKKLVDHQSREVPEDPAQKLIKKRKRRQTGAVIMKLPIHQRMHTGEKPYKFFECQKSSSRNGTLNIHQKIHRQERPYRCFECDKSFALKCFLTRHQKVHTGEKPYKCLECGKGFSRNGHLTVHQKVHTGEKPYKCLECGKSFSQNGSLTSHQKVHTGEKPYKCLECGKSFSRNGYLNIHQNVHTGEKPYKCLECGKSFSQNSHLTVHQKVHTGEKPYKCFECGKSFSLKGYLNIHQKVHTGEKPYKCLDCGKSFSQNGYLSIHQKVHTGEKPYKCLECGKSFSQKGYLNSHQKGHTGEKPYKCLECGKSFSRNEALRIHQTVHRREKPYKCLECGKGFSLKSLLTRHQKVHIGEKPYKCSECGKSFSRNYHLSIHQKVHTGEKPYKCLECGKSFSQNSHLTVHQKVHTGEKPYKCLECGKNFSQNSKLSSHQKVHTGEKPFKCLECGKSFSHNSNLTHHQKVHTGEKPYKCLECGKSFSHNSNLTYHQKVHTGVKPYKCLECGKSFSHNSMLKTHRKVHTGRSLINV; the protein is encoded by the exons ATGGAGGGAGACTTCGGCTTTGGCCCGTCTGCGGGAGAG ACCTCCGCAGTGTCCTTTGAGGAGGTGGCCGTGTTCTTCACGGAGGAGGAGTGGGATCTGCTCAATCCAGGCCAAAGACaactctactgggaagtgatgcGGGACAATTACGAGACCGTGGCCTCTGTGG ATGTGCTGAATATGGCAACTGAGAAGGAATTAGAAAGAGTGACTGTGGAAAGAGGGGGAAATCTCCAGACAGAAGTGAAAACTAGGGTTCAAGTGGTACCCAAGAGGGACCAGAGAAGGCAAAGGAAAGGCAAACAGAAGCGGAGGAAGAAATTAGTTGATCATCAGAGCAGGGAGGTGCCTGAGGACCCAGCTCAAAAGTTaataaagaagagaaagagaaggcaaaCAGGTGCAGTGATTATGAAGTTACCTATACATcagagaatgcacacaggggaaaagccgTATAAATTCTTCGAGTGTCAGAAGAGCTCCTCTCGGAATGGAACCCTAAATATCCATCAAAAAATTCACAGACAGGAAAGGCCATACAGATGTTTTGAATGTGATAAGAGCTTCGCTCTGAAATGCTtcctaactagacatcaaaaggttcacacaggggagaaaccttataaatgcttggagtgtgggaagggaTTCTCTCGGAATGGTCACCTAACTgtccatcaaaaggttcacacaggggagaagccttataaatgcttggagtgtgggaagagtttctctCAAAATGGCAGCCTAACTAgtcatcaaaaggttcacacaggggagaagccatataaatgcttggagtgtgggaagagcttttctcGAAATGGCTACCTAAATATTCATCAAAacgttcacacaggagagaagccttataaatgcttggagtgtgggaagagcttctctcagaattCCCACCTAACTgtccatcaaaaggttcacacaggagagaagccttataaatgcttcgagtgtgggaagagcttttctcTAAAAGGCTACCTAAATAttcatcaaaaggttcacacaggggagaagccttataaatgcttggattgtgggaagagcttttctcAAAATGGCTACCTAAGTAttcatcaaaaggttcacacaggggagaagccttataaatgcttggagtgtgggaagagcttttctcAAAAAGGCTACCTAAATAGTCATCAAAAgggtcacacaggggagaagccttataaatgcttggagtgtgggaagagcttctctcggaaTGAAGCCCTACGAATACATCAAACAGTTCATAGAAGGGAGAAGCCATACAAATGTCTTGAATGTGGTAAGGGCTTCTCTCTGAAATCTCTCTTAACTCGTCATCAAAAAGTTCAcataggggagaagccatataaatgctcggagtgtgggaagagcttctctcggaaTTACCACCTAAGTatccatcaaaaggttcacacaggagagaagccatataaatgcttggagtgtgggaagagcttctctcagaattCCCACCTAACTgtccatcaaaaggttcacacaggagagaagccttataaatgcttggagtgtgggaagaactTCTCTCAAAATAGCAAGCTAAGTtcccatcaaaaggttcacacaggcgagaaaccatttaaatgcctggagtgtgggaagagcttctctcacaaTAGCAACCTAACTCACCATCAAaaagttcacacaggggagaagccttataaatgcctggagtgtgggaagagcttctctcacaaTAGCAACCTAACTTACCATCAAAAAGTTCACACAGGGGtgaagccttataaatgcttggagtgtgggaagagcttctctcacaaTAGTATGCTAAAGACACATCGAAAGGTTCACACagggagaagccttataaatgttTAG